In the Engystomops pustulosus chromosome 2, aEngPut4.maternal, whole genome shotgun sequence genome, one interval contains:
- the CYBB gene encoding NADPH oxidase 2, with the protein MSNWVGNEGLSIIVILAWLGINAFLFWNFYLVYDEGPRYFYSRKIYGSALAWARAPAACLNFNCLLILLPVCRNLLSFLRGSSACCGRSLRRQLDRNLTFHKMVAWMIALHTAIHTVAHLFNVERLVDARVEANNNTIQGVLSNLEDRDGETYLNFVRLKTENPIGGINVAFTFLAGLTGVVITLALILIITSSTKIIRRSYFEVFWYTHHLFVIFFIGLVIHGAGRIVRGQTDDSLNKHNPMNCTHDFKQWGNGTCPIPQFAGNPPMTWKWVVAPMALYVIERLIRFWRSQQKVVITKVVTHPFKTYELQMKMKGFKMEVGQYIFVQCPAVSNLEWHPFTLTSAPEEDFFSIHIRIVGDWTEGLFKACGCDKTETQEPWQLPRISVDGPFGTASEDVFSYEVAMLVGAGIGVTPFASILKSVWYKYCNNASTLRLKKIYFYWLCRETQAFEWFADLLQSLENQMQDRNNADFLSYNIYLTGWDEAQATAFTLHHDQEKDVITGLKQKTFYGRPNWENEFKTIASAHSSSRVGVFLCGPESLAETLSKMSIANSTVDPRGVHFIFNKENF; encoded by the exons ATGAGCAATTGGGTGGGAAATGAGGGGCTTTCAATCATTGTAATT ttGGCATGGTTAGGAATAAACGCATTTCTTTTCTGGAATTTCTACCTTGTCTATGATGAAGGTCCTAGATATTTCTACTCAAGAAAGATTTATGGT TCCGCTCTAGCTTGGGCCAGAGCACCAGCTGCCTGCTTGAACTTTAATTGCCTCCTTATCCTTCTTCCAGTATGTCGGAATTTGCTTTCATTTCTGCGTGGATCCAGTGCG TGTTGTGGGAGGAGTCTAAGACGACAACTTGACAGAAACCTCACTTTTCACAAGATGGTTGCTTGGATGATTGCTCTGCATACAg CTATTCACACCGTGGCCCATTTGTTTAATGTGGAGAGGCTGGTAGATGCTCGAGTTGAGGCAAATAATAATACAATTCAAGGTGTTTTAAGTAATCTTGAAGACAGAGATGGTGAAACATATCTCAACTTTGTTCGTTTAAAAACTGAA AATCCAATAGGTGGAATTAATGTGGCTTTCACATTTTTGGCTGGACTGACTGGAGTAGTGATAACTCTTGCACTGATTCTAATCATAACTTCATCCACAAAAATTATACGCAGATCATACTTTGAGGTGTTTTGGTACACTCACCATCTCTTTGTCATCTTTTTCATCGGGCTTGTCATTCATGGAGCAGG gcGAATAGTACGAGGTCAAACTGATGATAGCCTAAACAAACATAACCCAATGAACTGTACACATGACTTTAAGCAATGGGGCAATGGGACATGTCCGATTCCACAGTTTGCAGGAAATCCACCAATG ACCTGGAAGTGGGTTGTAGCACCTATGGCCCTGTATGTCATCGAAAGGCTCATCCGTTTTTGGAGATCCCAACAAAAAGTTGTTATCACAAAG GTTGTTACACATCCATTTAAAACATATGAGCTTCAAATGAAAATGAAAGGTTTCAAAATGGAAGTTGGACAATATATCTTTGTGCAATGTCCTGCAGTTTCTAACCTTGAGTGGCATCCATTCACTTTGACTTCTGCACCAGAAGAAGACTTCTTCAGTATTCACATTCGTATAGTTGGGGACTGGACAGAAGGTTTGTTCAAAGCTTGTGGTTGTGATAAGACTGAAACTCAGGAACCATGGCAGTTACCTCG AATTTCAGTAGATGGTCCTTTTGGAACAGCGAGTGAAGATGTTTTTAGCTATGAAGTGGCTATGCTTGTTGGAGCAGGCATTGGAGTCACGCCATTTGCATCTATCTTGAAGTCTGTCTGGTACAAGTATTGCAATAATGCATCAACACTCAGACTAAAAAAG ATCTATTTCTATTGGCTTTGCCGTGAAACACAAGCATTTGAGTGGTTTGCTGATTTACTTCAATCTTTAGAAAATCAAATGCAAGATCGAAATAATGCAGATTTCCTCAGCTACAACATCTATCTTACTGGATGGGATGAAGCCCAG GCCACAGCTTTTACTTTACACCATGATCAAGAGAAAGATGTCATCACAGGCCTAAAACAGAAGACCTTTTATGGAAGACCAAACTGGGAAAATGAATTTAAAACCATAGCAAGTGCGCATTCAA